Proteins co-encoded in one Flavivirga eckloniae genomic window:
- a CDS encoding endo-beta-N-acetylglucosaminidase translates to MRKTLIALLYLVTTIGFAQNQPYASYWYVEDLLRWSPETDKHAAFNISYTPLAKRFTDSTTQIRKELSNDPKIISLIPTHSTSNHPSQGFSTIKQYAFPFWQYIDYFVQWGGSAVEGIILSPVPTWTDAAHKNGVKSIGTVFFPPIVYGGKKEWVMAFLQQKEDGSFPVADKLIEVAKHYHFDGWFINQETKGLDESYAEKMVSFIEYYQDKSGEAIELVWYDAMITDGRVIWQRELNHHNQIFFQKNNKKMADLMFIDFKYQETQLEDSHDVALQLKRSPWDLYAGIDVQQRGYKSYAKWDALLKDEKPYTTSIGLYWPSATFDLSKTKEPEEVYSNEQKFWNGGETFTTPYGDMTWKGFTNYFPASGIVKELPFITNFNYGLGRFYNEKGQTISKNEWHNLSIQDILPTWQWQTDTTQVKPSFYFKESYNGGSCLKLESKTGATIPLYKTKIDLNTSVNISIVAKGDSQVKTYCYVLLSNGKTKKVGLHINKTWKTSSFAIKSQKNTTIVSLGFETQGKGNVLIGEILMRNRKEPSLPKSKFSVEAFPNNKTTELYVHLKPANNKAVYHNIYKITNKGEKIWLGKTASKDYYIKDVPVENEYINLVVQPISKSGKLGKPSRQKIRL, encoded by the coding sequence ATGAGGAAAACATTAATAGCATTATTGTATTTAGTAACCACCATTGGGTTTGCCCAAAACCAACCATATGCGTCATATTGGTATGTAGAAGATTTACTTAGATGGTCTCCAGAAACAGATAAGCATGCTGCTTTCAATATTAGTTACACGCCTTTAGCAAAACGCTTTACCGATAGTACAACCCAAATACGAAAAGAGTTATCGAACGATCCTAAAATAATTTCTTTAATCCCTACGCACAGCACGTCTAACCATCCGTCGCAAGGGTTTTCAACTATAAAACAATACGCATTCCCATTTTGGCAATACATAGACTATTTTGTACAATGGGGAGGTTCGGCAGTAGAAGGGATTATTTTATCTCCAGTACCTACCTGGACAGACGCTGCTCATAAAAATGGTGTAAAATCAATTGGCACAGTGTTCTTTCCTCCTATTGTTTATGGTGGGAAAAAAGAATGGGTCATGGCATTTTTACAGCAAAAAGAAGATGGCAGTTTTCCGGTTGCGGACAAACTTATTGAAGTTGCAAAGCATTATCATTTTGACGGCTGGTTTATCAATCAAGAGACCAAGGGTCTAGACGAGTCTTATGCCGAAAAAATGGTTAGCTTTATTGAATATTACCAAGACAAATCCGGGGAGGCCATCGAACTCGTTTGGTACGATGCGATGATAACCGACGGACGTGTCATCTGGCAGCGAGAACTTAACCACCACAACCAGATCTTTTTTCAGAAGAACAATAAAAAAATGGCGGATTTGATGTTTATTGATTTTAAATATCAGGAAACACAATTGGAAGACTCGCACGATGTAGCACTTCAATTAAAAAGAAGTCCCTGGGATTTATATGCAGGCATAGATGTACAACAAAGAGGCTATAAATCCTATGCAAAATGGGATGCTTTGCTAAAAGACGAAAAGCCCTATACAACTTCTATAGGATTATATTGGCCCAGCGCCACTTTCGATCTTTCAAAGACAAAAGAACCTGAAGAGGTTTACAGTAATGAGCAGAAATTTTGGAATGGTGGCGAAACTTTTACAACACCTTATGGGGACATGACATGGAAAGGCTTTACCAATTACTTTCCAGCAAGTGGTATTGTTAAAGAACTGCCGTTTATAACCAATTTTAATTATGGTTTAGGTCGATTTTACAATGAAAAAGGACAAACAATATCAAAAAACGAATGGCATAATTTAAGCATTCAGGATATACTGCCCACATGGCAATGGCAAACCGATACCACACAGGTAAAACCCAGTTTTTATTTTAAAGAAAGTTATAACGGAGGAAGCTGCTTAAAACTGGAGTCGAAAACAGGAGCAACCATTCCGCTTTACAAAACCAAAATTGATTTAAACACATCTGTAAACATCAGCATTGTTGCAAAAGGGGATAGTCAAGTAAAAACCTATTGTTACGTACTCCTATCTAATGGAAAAACCAAAAAGGTAGGTTTACACATTAATAAAACATGGAAAACATCATCCTTTGCAATTAAGAGTCAAAAAAACACAACCATAGTGTCTCTTGGTTTCGAAACACAAGGAAAAGGTAATGTACTCATTGGGGAAATACTAATGCGGAACAGAAAAGAACCATCATTACCAAAATCTAAATTTTCGGTAGAGGCGTTTCCAAATAACAAAACAACAGAGTTGTATGTACATTTAAAACCAGCCAATAACAAGGCCGTTTACCATAACATTTATAAAATCACCAATAAAGGCGAAAAAATATGGCTAGGTAAAACCGCTTCTAAAGATTATTATATCAAAGACGTTCCTGTTGAAAATGAGTATATCAATTTAGTTGTACAACCAATTTCTAAAAGTGGCAAATTAGGAAAACCATCAAGACAAAAAATTAGACTATGA
- a CDS encoding GH92 family glycosyl hydrolase, with protein MKSELRTVLFLLLAFIYIETSAQNQPVDYVNPFIGTSNFGTTNPGPIAVRGMANVSPFNVAGPQNLPLEKDSRWLSTPYIQENTFLTGFSHVNLSGVGCPELGVILAMPTTGELETDHLKYGSTYSEEKATVGYYSNKIDKYHIKVEATATTRTGVSKYHFPAGKSNILLNLGLGLTNEEGAMVKVVSPTEIEGVRSVGSFCYYKPDEAYPVYFVARFSKPADEFGVWKKPRKYNGVEAQWFLKNGKARIKKGHTKEIIGDSIGAYMRYDFDKPSVVEMKIGVSYVSIENARENLEKETSTRTFDQILAESKETWNTYLSRIEVEGGTDDDKRIFYTALYHSLIHPNTLNDYNGEYPKMKTRETLKTEGTRYTTFSFWDTYRNLHQLMSLVYPKQQSDMVKSMLQIYDESGWLPKWELNATETTTMVGDPAGVIIADTYLKGIRDFDVEKAYKAMRKSATQLDNNPLRPGIQDYINKGYLTTKTTKSGSVSTTQEYNVTDFAIAQLAKELGKKSDYKMFSKRAISYRKLFSKEFNLLRPKNDDGSWLTPYNPEAGANFVKNLGFIEGNAWQYTFMVTHDVKGLMKLMGGHRAFSNRLQDVFNKNQFDMANEPDISYPFLFNYVKGQEYKTGEKVSELLKKHFKNTPDGLPGNDDTGTMSTWAVFSMMGIYPVSPAEDKYALFSPVFDKVTIHLDSAYYTNDKIEIVKVAKSKNSNTIRSVKADNQSHPKFFISHKKLTNTDFLNIYIE; from the coding sequence ATGAAAAGTGAATTAAGAACAGTGCTATTTTTACTATTAGCATTCATTTATATAGAAACTTCTGCGCAAAACCAGCCAGTAGATTATGTAAATCCATTTATAGGCACATCTAATTTTGGAACAACTAATCCGGGGCCAATAGCTGTTCGAGGCATGGCAAACGTATCACCTTTTAATGTTGCCGGACCTCAGAATTTGCCCTTAGAAAAAGATAGTCGTTGGTTATCTACACCCTATATTCAGGAAAATACCTTTTTAACCGGTTTCAGTCATGTAAACTTAAGTGGTGTGGGTTGTCCGGAACTCGGTGTTATTTTAGCAATGCCTACAACAGGAGAATTGGAAACCGATCACTTAAAATATGGTTCAACTTATTCAGAAGAAAAAGCAACCGTTGGCTATTATTCCAACAAAATAGATAAGTACCATATAAAAGTTGAAGCAACAGCAACAACCCGAACTGGGGTGAGCAAATACCACTTCCCGGCAGGAAAGTCAAACATTCTTTTAAACCTGGGCTTAGGTCTTACAAACGAAGAAGGCGCTATGGTAAAAGTTGTTTCTCCTACAGAAATTGAGGGCGTACGCTCTGTTGGTTCATTCTGTTACTACAAACCAGACGAAGCATACCCTGTTTACTTTGTGGCCCGTTTTTCAAAACCTGCTGACGAGTTTGGAGTTTGGAAAAAACCACGAAAATATAATGGTGTTGAAGCTCAGTGGTTTTTAAAAAACGGAAAAGCCAGAATTAAAAAAGGCCATACCAAAGAAATTATTGGAGACAGTATAGGGGCATATATGCGTTACGATTTTGACAAGCCGTCTGTGGTTGAAATGAAAATCGGTGTTTCGTATGTTAGTATTGAAAATGCACGTGAAAACTTGGAAAAAGAAACTTCAACCCGCACGTTCGATCAAATTCTAGCAGAATCGAAGGAGACATGGAATACCTATCTATCTCGAATAGAAGTCGAAGGTGGTACCGACGACGATAAGCGTATTTTTTATACAGCTTTATACCACTCCTTAATTCATCCAAACACATTAAACGATTACAATGGCGAGTACCCTAAAATGAAAACCCGGGAAACCCTGAAAACAGAAGGAACCCGATACACTACATTTTCGTTCTGGGATACCTACAGAAACCTTCATCAATTAATGAGTTTAGTATACCCCAAGCAACAATCGGATATGGTAAAAAGTATGCTGCAAATTTACGATGAGTCTGGTTGGTTACCCAAATGGGAACTAAACGCCACAGAAACCACAACCATGGTTGGAGATCCTGCTGGGGTTATTATAGCAGATACCTACTTAAAAGGGATTCGCGATTTTGATGTTGAGAAGGCTTATAAAGCCATGAGAAAAAGTGCAACACAATTAGATAATAATCCATTACGTCCGGGAATTCAAGATTATATAAACAAAGGGTATTTAACAACAAAAACCACCAAAAGCGGTTCCGTGTCTACAACTCAAGAATATAATGTTACAGACTTTGCAATAGCACAATTAGCCAAAGAATTGGGCAAAAAAAGCGATTACAAAATGTTCTCAAAAAGAGCTATTTCTTATAGGAAACTTTTTAGCAAGGAATTTAATCTGTTGCGACCTAAAAATGACGATGGTAGTTGGCTTACACCTTATAATCCCGAAGCAGGGGCTAACTTTGTAAAAAACTTAGGTTTTATAGAAGGCAATGCTTGGCAATACACTTTTATGGTTACCCACGATGTTAAAGGGTTAATGAAATTAATGGGAGGTCACAGAGCTTTTTCAAATAGATTACAAGATGTTTTTAATAAAAACCAGTTCGATATGGCCAACGAACCAGATATCTCCTATCCATTTCTTTTTAATTATGTAAAAGGCCAAGAGTATAAAACAGGAGAAAAGGTGAGCGAACTATTAAAAAAACACTTTAAAAATACCCCAGATGGTTTACCCGGAAATGACGATACCGGAACCATGAGTACCTGGGCAGTCTTTTCTATGATGGGGATTTACCCAGTATCTCCGGCAGAAGACAAATATGCCTTATTTTCGCCCGTTTTCGATAAGGTTACTATTCATTTGGACAGTGCATATTATACAAATGATAAAATTGAAATTGTAAAAGTTGCTAAATCTAAAAACTCAAACACCATAAGATCTGTTAAAGCCGATAATCAAAGTCATCCTAAGTTTTTTATCTCTCATAAAAAACTTACCAACACAGATTTTTTAAACATCTATATTGAGTAA
- a CDS encoding SusD/RagB family nutrient-binding outer membrane lipoprotein, with protein sequence MKKRIIYLGIVLLAFIVGCTDDFEDINTPKDAVLQVEAGIMFNPLLQNPLRNYQRNINLYPDLFSQYWANTVSGFESPRYEYVDGWIGNQWNEFYTQTLPEANQLIAWYGEDPLHANAMAQLEIWICSEWARMLQTYGDMPYFGAGLGESVAYNSEQEIYYDLFDRLTTAVNNIDPGATDQYAYKKPDGTNYDLLYSGDLDKWKRFGNSMRLRLAMRLANVDPTKAQTEAAAAVADGVMTSNADVAHIPLWSSGWYDYLHQMAFAWNNIRASKTLTDLLYNQSTLGEDPRARRWFAYKDDSPLVGNAEIEGVVNGYDVLPGNSNDFATINLEGGYVGFVGNGTDVSHYLPYMFYSEVLFLRAEAALRGWVAGDANSLYLEGIQASMDFVGVDPANATDYINGLSALSGSNEAQLRQLITQKYIANFPNGVEAWADFRRTDYPDISLPVDGVSSNSSVAPDTWVKRIRYSDNAHLFDAFFMPSSRNTVESDRMDIRLWWDTADTKTKSGGLMSSNF encoded by the coding sequence ATGAAAAAAAGAATTATATATTTAGGAATTGTACTATTAGCTTTTATAGTTGGTTGTACAGACGATTTCGAAGATATTAACACGCCTAAAGATGCCGTTTTACAAGTTGAAGCTGGTATCATGTTTAATCCGTTATTGCAAAACCCATTGCGAAACTATCAGCGTAACATTAATTTATATCCTGATTTGTTTTCACAATATTGGGCGAATACAGTTTCTGGGTTTGAATCACCAAGATATGAATATGTAGATGGTTGGATTGGAAATCAATGGAACGAGTTTTATACACAAACGTTACCTGAAGCAAACCAGTTAATAGCTTGGTACGGAGAGGATCCATTACATGCAAATGCCATGGCTCAATTAGAGATTTGGATCTGCTCAGAATGGGCACGAATGTTACAAACTTATGGTGATATGCCATACTTTGGAGCAGGTTTAGGAGAAAGTGTTGCTTACAACTCAGAACAGGAAATCTATTACGATTTATTCGATAGATTAACAACTGCTGTAAATAATATTGATCCAGGAGCAACAGACCAATATGCTTACAAGAAACCAGATGGTACAAATTATGACCTGTTATATAGCGGAGACTTAGATAAATGGAAACGATTTGGTAACTCCATGCGTTTACGTTTAGCTATGCGTTTGGCCAATGTAGATCCTACAAAGGCTCAAACCGAAGCCGCGGCTGCTGTTGCTGATGGTGTTATGACTAGCAATGCCGATGTAGCTCACATTCCATTATGGTCTAGCGGTTGGTACGATTACTTACATCAAATGGCATTTGCTTGGAACAACATTAGAGCTTCTAAAACATTGACAGATTTATTATATAATCAATCTACTTTAGGTGAAGACCCTAGAGCAAGAAGATGGTTTGCTTACAAAGATGATTCTCCGTTAGTAGGAAATGCTGAAATAGAAGGAGTTGTAAATGGTTACGATGTACTTCCTGGAAATTCTAACGATTTTGCAACAATTAATTTAGAAGGTGGTTACGTTGGATTTGTTGGTAACGGTACAGATGTATCTCATTACTTGCCATACATGTTCTACTCTGAGGTATTATTTTTAAGAGCAGAAGCAGCATTAAGAGGCTGGGTAGCCGGCGATGCTAATTCATTATACTTAGAAGGTATACAGGCTTCTATGGACTTTGTAGGAGTAGATCCTGCCAATGCTACAGATTATATTAACGGTTTATCTGCACTTTCAGGTTCTAACGAAGCGCAGTTAAGACAATTAATCACTCAAAAATACATTGCTAACTTCCCTAATGGGGTTGAAGCTTGGGCAGATTTTAGAAGAACAGATTACCCAGATATCTCATTACCAGTAGATGGTGTAAGTAGTAATTCATCTGTAGCACCAGATACTTGGGTGAAGCGTATAAGATATTCAGATAATGCACACTTATTTGATGCTTTTTTTATGCCATCATCTCGAAATACAGTAGAATCGGATAGAATGGATATAAGATTATGGTGGGATACTGCAGATACTAAGACTAAGTCTGGTGGTTTAATGAGTAGCAACTTTTAA
- a CDS encoding LamG domain-containing protein — protein sequence MKINDIKNKVIVGILPLLLILFTVSCANDDDNVSQSFDIAQLQARITEAEDLITTSVEGINAGDYQPGSKEALQDIVNWVYWRIDNSNSQGNIDDAILKLNAGIDTFLASTVSVAIPWIKQEPGTYIELSDNAKAVTANPFTIEAKFYIVNLQQRGYSNNMFANVMGLGGANDRGFNIRYFGDGAVHINVSSHNNGWSQTSTAPGVVESGKWIHVTFVNNINNHALYIDGVEVLTNDNEYAASDSEFPLTIGNTFPWNDRVLNAMVQDFRLWDKTLSPEEINQYKDGVEGTESNLVSYFPFNTDLGSNPTDMIGNTTAKFVGDFDWRANGEPPVIVVDYADLSASITSLTDFISTVVEGTQDGDFPVGTTTYLQGIADAAQDLIDNEADQRDVDGAVERIADALAYANNNKVQDTDGIMIDLDDPDAIGYNVAPSWHAEGNSFTIEISVKLNSLTVGNNGDIGGEILNNGSYLLRYFGENDNARSENYGKLRFYTNNGDWNWIDTPFAILVPGNWINIACTLDTSTGTQSIYVDGVLIVSQVTGVTSSNAPWGDMWLGNGWLKMNGSVKNVRIWSRVLTPGEMGADLVGNEADLEMYFPLDRVSAKVAPDATGNYSGEVRGATWNKN from the coding sequence ATGAAAATAAATGATATAAAAAATAAAGTAATAGTAGGCATATTGCCATTGCTGTTGATACTTTTTACGGTATCATGTGCTAACGACGACGACAATGTATCTCAGTCTTTCGATATAGCTCAATTACAAGCGAGAATTACTGAAGCAGAGGATTTAATTACAACATCTGTAGAAGGCATAAATGCAGGAGATTATCAACCGGGGTCAAAAGAAGCTTTACAGGATATTGTAAATTGGGTTTACTGGCGTATAGATAATTCTAATTCCCAAGGAAATATAGATGATGCTATTCTTAAATTAAATGCAGGAATAGATACATTTTTAGCTAGTACAGTATCTGTGGCCATACCTTGGATAAAACAAGAACCTGGAACTTATATAGAGTTATCAGATAATGCTAAAGCAGTAACAGCAAATCCATTTACAATTGAAGCAAAGTTTTATATTGTAAACTTACAACAAAGAGGTTATAGTAATAACATGTTTGCAAATGTAATGGGATTAGGTGGTGCTAACGACCGTGGATTTAATATTCGTTATTTTGGAGATGGTGCAGTTCATATTAATGTATCAAGTCATAACAACGGATGGTCTCAAACATCTACTGCACCTGGTGTAGTTGAATCTGGGAAATGGATTCACGTTACTTTTGTAAATAACATTAATAACCATGCACTTTATATTGATGGTGTTGAAGTTTTAACAAATGACAACGAATATGCTGCTTCAGATTCTGAGTTCCCATTAACTATAGGTAATACGTTCCCATGGAATGATAGAGTATTAAATGCTATGGTTCAAGATTTCAGACTATGGGATAAAACCTTAAGCCCAGAAGAAATCAATCAGTATAAAGATGGTGTTGAAGGAACAGAAAGTAACTTAGTATCTTACTTCCCTTTTAACACAGACCTTGGTTCTAACCCTACAGATATGATTGGTAATACTACTGCAAAATTTGTGGGAGATTTCGATTGGAGAGCAAATGGTGAGCCACCAGTTATAGTAGTGGACTATGCAGATTTAAGTGCTTCAATAACCAGTTTAACAGATTTTATATCTACAGTTGTAGAAGGTACTCAAGATGGAGATTTCCCAGTAGGAACCACAACATACTTACAGGGTATAGCAGATGCTGCACAAGACCTTATTGATAATGAAGCAGACCAAAGAGATGTTGATGGCGCTGTAGAGAGAATTGCTGATGCTTTAGCTTATGCAAACAACAATAAGGTACAGGATACTGATGGTATTATGATCGACCTAGACGATCCTGATGCTATAGGATACAATGTAGCGCCTTCATGGCATGCAGAAGGAAATAGTTTCACTATTGAAATTTCGGTTAAATTAAACAGCCTAACAGTTGGAAATAATGGAGATATAGGTGGAGAGATCCTAAACAATGGTTCTTATTTATTACGTTATTTCGGTGAAAACGATAATGCAAGATCAGAGAACTATGGAAAACTGCGTTTTTACACTAATAACGGTGACTGGAATTGGATAGATACTCCTTTTGCTATTCTAGTACCAGGAAACTGGATAAACATAGCTTGTACTTTAGATACCTCTACAGGAACTCAAAGTATTTATGTTGACGGTGTTTTAATTGTTTCTCAAGTTACAGGTGTTACTAGTAGCAACGCACCATGGGGCGATATGTGGCTAGGTAACGGATGGCTAAAAATGAATGGTTCTGTTAAAAACGTAAGAATCTGGTCTAGAGTGCTTACCCCAGGAGAAATGGGAGCTGACTTAGTAGGAAATGAAGCTGATTTAGAGATGTACTTCCCATTAGATAGAGTTAGTGCTAAAGTTGCACCAGATGCAACTGGTAACTATTCAGGTGAAGTAAGAGGAGCTACTTGGAATAAGAATTAA
- a CDS encoding SusC/RagA family TonB-linked outer membrane protein: protein MCKKLLNFLAFVFLLSSSVIQAQSIRVSGTVTDGNGIPLPGVNVLEKGTNNGTSADFDGGYSISVNGSAVLVFSSIGFVTQEVTVGAQTVINVSLVESVQALDEIVVTALGIKREKKALGYSMQEVSSETVTAAANGNINTALQGKVAGVNITTSGGIGGNARVDLRGTSSLNGNDEILWVIDGVPFSADDTSDPDDLFGGISNGGGLLDINPDDIETVSVLKGGQAAALYGSRGANGVVLITTKSGKKTEGLGISYTGSTVFSEASYFLDLQNEYGQGLNGNYDPTSGAAWGPRFDGVSRPSWTGEQLPYEAASDQLDDFTRTAISMRHALSLSKASEEGNFRVSIAKDKTEGVFENNQIDKLNFDVKAAYDINSWLNVDTKISYIKNKGQQRPEVGNYSYVSFFNRMPANIRTQDLSPGFVIVNGERAEYLYGSSTDLTANPNANNRNPYFIQDQIFNSDTRNRFFGYFASTFKFTDDLKLKLKYGLDTYRYEALDGYRYPDNASDQRPNFNTSEKFYSEENMEFLLSYNKDLSEKINFGLSVGGNKMHRESQLLRSTSGKLASSNDFFLNAGTTLNTNESFSQREIQSVYGYLDVSYNDYLFLTATARNDWSSALPIDNNSYFYPSVGLSALISEMATMPDWISYLKLRGSWAQVGKDTQPYLANPVFSFSTWNFNLLTSGVPQGLVDPNLKPEISTTSEVGLELKLFKSRFGIDITYYNERTKNQIVNTANGQSSGYDLFLTNLGLISNKGLEIIANIVPVKTEDFNMGLTLNFAKNKGVLEEFDKSLDGEDLPYFFFNSNTIPEQVRAEVGRKMGDIYGFAFERDAEGQFVIGADGLPTRSADVVKLGNIQPDFTGSIGIDLNYKNVSLNALLGMQQGGDIYSLTEAGATGSGTAARTTSLGREPFFVPGNLSDGSPNLTIVSPQQYWSRVAGVTESSIYDASFMKLTELALGYSIPRKVLDKLGNGVINRAKFSLVGRNLFYLYRNTPGTVPDSGVYNTSFGAQAFDFSPVPVTRSVGFSLNLNF, encoded by the coding sequence ATGTGTAAAAAATTACTAAATTTTTTAGCTTTTGTGTTTTTATTATCAAGTAGTGTAATTCAAGCGCAAAGTATTAGGGTGTCTGGAACTGTTACAGACGGTAATGGGATTCCATTGCCAGGTGTAAATGTTCTGGAAAAAGGGACAAATAATGGGACTTCTGCCGATTTTGACGGAGGCTATTCTATTAGTGTAAACGGCTCGGCTGTTTTAGTCTTCTCATCTATAGGTTTTGTAACACAAGAAGTAACCGTTGGAGCTCAAACAGTCATTAATGTTTCTCTGGTAGAAAGTGTACAGGCCTTAGATGAAATTGTTGTAACCGCATTAGGTATAAAAAGAGAAAAGAAAGCTCTTGGATATTCCATGCAGGAGGTTTCTTCCGAAACCGTAACAGCAGCAGCTAATGGTAATATTAATACGGCCTTACAAGGTAAGGTGGCCGGTGTTAATATTACTACGAGTGGTGGTATTGGTGGTAACGCTAGAGTAGATTTACGTGGTACCAGTTCATTGAATGGAAATGATGAAATATTATGGGTGATCGATGGTGTACCTTTTTCTGCTGATGACACAAGTGATCCAGATGATCTATTTGGAGGTATTTCGAATGGTGGCGGACTTTTAGATATTAACCCAGACGATATTGAGACAGTGTCTGTTCTAAAAGGTGGACAAGCTGCCGCATTATATGGTAGCCGTGGAGCAAACGGTGTTGTTTTAATAACAACTAAAAGTGGTAAAAAAACTGAAGGACTTGGTATAAGCTATACAGGCTCTACAGTGTTTTCTGAAGCTTCTTATTTCTTAGATCTTCAAAATGAATATGGGCAAGGTCTTAATGGAAATTACGACCCGACTTCGGGAGCTGCATGGGGACCTCGTTTTGATGGTGTGTCAAGACCTTCTTGGACGGGTGAGCAATTGCCATATGAAGCAGCATCTGATCAATTAGACGATTTTACAAGAACGGCTATAAGCATGAGACATGCTTTATCATTATCTAAAGCAAGTGAAGAAGGTAACTTTAGAGTGTCTATTGCAAAAGATAAGACAGAAGGTGTTTTTGAAAATAACCAGATCGATAAGCTTAATTTTGATGTTAAAGCGGCTTACGATATTAACTCTTGGTTAAATGTAGATACAAAGATATCTTATATTAAAAATAAAGGGCAACAAAGACCAGAGGTAGGGAACTATAGTTATGTTTCTTTCTTCAACAGAATGCCAGCCAATATAAGAACACAGGATTTAAGCCCTGGATTTGTGATTGTTAATGGTGAGCGTGCAGAGTATTTATATGGGTCAAGTACAGATTTAACTGCAAACCCAAATGCGAACAACAGAAACCCGTATTTTATTCAAGATCAGATCTTCAATAGCGATACACGTAACAGGTTTTTTGGGTATTTCGCTTCTACTTTTAAATTTACAGACGATTTAAAACTTAAGTTAAAGTACGGATTAGATACTTATAGATATGAAGCATTAGATGGTTACAGATATCCAGATAATGCTAGTGATCAAAGACCAAACTTCAACACTTCTGAGAAGTTCTATTCAGAGGAAAATATGGAGTTTTTACTTAGCTATAATAAAGATCTTAGCGAAAAAATCAATTTTGGTTTAAGTGTTGGTGGTAATAAAATGCACAGAGAGTCTCAATTATTGAGAAGTACTTCTGGTAAATTAGCTTCATCGAATGACTTTTTCCTTAATGCAGGTACGACTCTAAATACTAACGAGAGTTTTTCTCAAAGAGAAATACAATCTGTTTACGGTTATTTAGATGTATCTTATAATGATTATTTATTCTTAACTGCAACTGCAAGAAACGACTGGTCTTCTGCATTGCCTATAGATAATAATTCATATTTCTACCCTTCTGTTGGTTTAAGTGCACTTATTTCAGAAATGGCTACGATGCCAGACTGGATATCTTATCTTAAACTTAGAGGATCTTGGGCACAAGTAGGTAAAGATACGCAGCCCTACTTAGCGAACCCTGTTTTTAGTTTTTCTACATGGAACTTTAACTTGTTAACCAGTGGTGTTCCTCAAGGTTTAGTGGATCCAAATCTTAAACCTGAAATATCTACAACTTCAGAGGTTGGTTTAGAATTAAAGTTATTTAAAAGCCGATTTGGTATAGATATCACTTACTATAATGAACGAACTAAAAACCAAATTGTAAATACTGCAAATGGTCAGAGTTCTGGTTACGATCTTTTCCTAACTAACCTAGGTTTAATAAGTAATAAAGGGCTTGAAATTATAGCAAATATAGTTCCTGTAAAGACTGAGGATTTCAATATGGGATTAACGCTTAATTTTGCAAAGAACAAAGGTGTACTTGAAGAATTTGACAAATCACTTGATGGTGAAGATTTACCATACTTTTTCTTTAATAGTAACACTATTCCAGAACAAGTTCGAGCAGAAGTTGGTCGAAAAATGGGAGATATTTATGGTTTTGCTTTTGAAAGAGATGCAGAGGGGCAATTTGTTATAGGTGCTGATGGCTTACCAACAAGATCGGCAGATGTGGTAAAACTTGGTAACATTCAACCAGATTTTACGGGATCTATTGGTATAGATTTAAATTATAAGAATGTATCGTTAAACGCACTTTTAGGAATGCAACAAGGTGGAGATATTTACTCATTAACCGAGGCTGGTGCAACAGGAAGCGGTACAGCAGCAAGAACGACTAGTTTAGGAAGAGAGCCTTTCTTTGTGCCAGGTAACTTGTCAGATGGAAGCCCTAACCTTACCATCGTATCTCCACAGCAATACTGGAGTAGAGTTGCTGGAGTTACAGAAAGTTCTATTTACGATGCGTCTTTCATGAAACTTACAGAATTGGCTTTAGGATACAGTATTCCTAGAAAAGTTTTAGATAAATTAGGAAACGGTGTTATTAACAGAGCTAAGTTTTCTTTAGTTGGTAGAAATTTATTCTACTTATATAGAAATACTCCAGGTACTGTGCCAGATTCAGGAGTTTACAATACATCATTTGGAGCACAAGCTTTCGATTTTTCGCCTGTGCCAGTGACGCGATCAGTTGGATTTTCACTTAACCTTAATTTTTAA